The Henckelia pumila isolate YLH828 chromosome 2, ASM3356847v2, whole genome shotgun sequence genome includes a window with the following:
- the LOC140877315 gene encoding uncharacterized protein yields MKIRHKAKQGIDWRIGGGLISFWFDSWFSESSLSSLIPIQGQPSRLVDWFLDDRKWNIARLLLLVPLDFSHRIMDVPIHPVSKDVVVWKPVLNHRFSIKFSWELVWHRHTEFDWLKGCWSKLFKPSLSILCWRWFFKRIHADEIMEARGIALASVCQGFCNQEPFAHLFFERFHAVGVWHNFSRLF; encoded by the coding sequence ATGAAGATTAGACATAAAGCCAAACAAGGGATTGATTGGAGGATTGGAGGTGGGCTGATTAGCTTCTGGTTTGACTCTTGGTTTTCGGAAAGTTCTTTATCATCTTTGATTCCTATTCAAGGTCAGCCTTCTAGGCTAGTAGATTGGTTTTTGGATGATCGTAAATGGAATATTGCCCGGCTGCTTTTGCTGGTTCCTCTTGATTTTTCACATCGAATTATGGACGTGCCAATTCACCCTGTATCGAAGGATGTTGTAGTGTGGAAACCAGTTCTTAACCATAGattttctattaaattttcTTGGGAGTTGGTTTGGCACCGTCATACAGAATTTGATTGGTTAAAAGGATGCTGGTCAAAGTTGTTTAAGCCGTCTCTTTCTATTTTATGTTGGAGGTGGTTCTTCAAAAGAATTCATGCGGATGAAATTATGGAAGCTAGAGGGATTGCGTTGGCTTCAGTTTGTCAAGGCTTTTGCAACCAAGAACCTTTTGCTCATCTCTTTTTTGAGCGTTTTCATGCAGTTGGTGTTTGGCATAACTTTTCCCGGTTGTTTTGA
- the LOC140885290 gene encoding uncharacterized protein — MGEIYDSLQLKRIVFVTVGLTSFDSLVRAVDTREVREALLKKGYTHLLIQMGHDLYIPMKSAGEDGFILVDYFTFSPSIADHLRSASLVISHASSGDIFETMQLRKPLIVVVNEDLMDNHQSELAEELAEKKHLFCAHPHTLFNTISEMDTENLVAYEPGGALPVARFINQFLGFSSQ; from the exons ATGGGTGAAATTTATGATAGTTTGCAGTTGAAAAGGATTGTCTTTGTAACTGTTGGGCTGACTTCTTTTGACTCCTTGGTTAGAGCCGTAGATACTCGAGAAGTTAGGGAAGCATTGTTAAAAAAGGGATACACCCATCTCCTCATTCAAATGGGGCATGATTTGTACATCCCCATGAAG TCTGCTGGAGAAGATGGGTTTATCTTAGTTGATTATTTCACATTTTCACCAAGTATTGCTGATCATTTGAGATCAGCCTCTCTTGTTATCAGTCATGCAA GCTCAGGGGACATATTCGAGACCATGCAACTTAGAAAACCTTTGATCGTGGTGGTTAACGAGGATCTAATGGACAACCATCAAAGTGAGCTAGCAGAAGAACTTGCGGAAAAGAAGCATTTGTTCTGTGCTCATCCCCATACACTTTTTAACACCATTTCGGAAATGGACACCGAGAATCTTGTAGCGTATGAGCCTGGTGGCGCCTTGCCTGTTGCTAGATTTATTAACCAGTTTCTGGGTTTCTCTAGTCAATGA
- the LOC140881276 gene encoding UDP-D-apiose/UDP-D-xylose synthase 2-like, protein MYQTTTEAKSPKSEMASARVDLDGHLIKPITICMIGAGGFIGSHLCEKLMAETPHVVLAVDVYNDKIKHLLEPSGGVSPQRIQFHRLNIKNDSRLEGLIKMADLTINLAAICTPADYNTRPLDTIYSNFIDALPVVKYCSENGKRLIHFSTCEIYGKTIGSFLPKDSPLRGDPAYYLLKEDDSPCIFGPIEKQRWSYACAKQLIERLIYAEGSENGLEFTIVRPFNWIGPRMDFIPGIDGPSEGVPRVLACFSNNLLRREPLKLVDGGQSQRTFVYIKDAIEAVLLMIENPARANGQIFNVGNPNNEVTVRQLAEMMTQVYSKVSGESPLDSPTIDISSKEFYGEGYDDSDKRIPDMTIINKQLGWNPKTSLWDLLESTLTYQHRTYAEAIKKATSKPVAS, encoded by the exons ATGTACCAAACCACCACAGAAGCAAAGAGCCCAAAATCAGAAATGGCGAGTGCAAGAGTAGATCTGGACGGTCATCTCATCAAGCCGATCACCATATGCATGATTGGCGCCGGAGGTTTCATCGGCTCCCACTTGTGCGAGAAGCTCATGGCGGAAACGCCGCATGTGGTGTTGGCGGTTGATGTTTACAACGACAAGATTAAGCACCTCCTCGAGCCTTCTGGAGGCGTCTCGCCTCAGCGCATCCAGTTTCATCGACTCAACATTAAGAACGACTCTCGCCTCGAAGGTCTCATCAAGATGGCGGATCTC actataaatttagctgCAATATGCACTCCGGCGGATTACAATACGCGTCCTCTCGACACAATTTACAGCAATTTCATTGATGCCCTTCCAGTT GTGAAATACTGCTCAGAGAATGGCAAGCGTCTCATACATTTCTCCACCTGTGAAATCTATGGGAAGACGATTGGTTCTTTTTTACCTAAAGATAGCCCATTGCGGGGG GACCCTGCTTACTATCTTCTTAAAGAAGATGATTCCCCGTGCATTTTTGGCCCAATTGAGAAGCAGAGGTGGTCATATGCATGTGCCAAGCAGTTGATCGAGAGGTTGATCTATG CTGAGGGTTCTGAGAATGGTCTCGAATTCACAATTGTAAGGCCGTTCAATTGGATTGGTCCTCGAATGGATTTCATACCTGGGATTGATGGTCCAAGTGAGGGCGTGCCCAGGGTTCTGGCATGCTTTAGCAAT AATCTCTTGAGGCGTGAACCACTAAAGCTTGTTGATGGTGGTCAATCACAGAGAACCTTTGTTTATATTAAGGATGCCATTGAAGCTGTTCTTTTGATGATT gaaaatccagccAGGGCTAACGGTCAGATATTCAACGTTGGCAACCCCAATAATGAAGTCACTGTTAGGCAGCTTGCTGAAATGATGACTCAG GTTTATTCAAAGGTCAGTGGAGAGTCTCCGTTGGATTCACCTACTATCGATATAAGCTCCAAAGAATTTTACGGGGAAGGGTATGACGACAGTGACAAGAGAATACCAGACATGACCATCATCAATAAACAACTTG GCTGGAACCCCAAGACGTCGCTGTGGGACTTACTCGAGTCTACTCTTACTTACCAACACAGGACGTATGCCGAAGCTATAAAGAAAGCTACTTCCAAACCAGTTGCAAGTTGA
- the LOC140882639 gene encoding uncharacterized protein isoform X1: MCCRPKLWKLKLSFGSSLSWYSSSFSPPTLNLLQFPLAEDCELRVKRHRSMDSLPLVSPSIVLPLRRHQYHHRRRQSALPWTRSRFLPQFRVSGEFFRGQMHFEVYCKSRGGGEDGKDVENDRRDDELERAMRMDGTIPGTPDAFVRQVSSRAYDMRRHLQQSFDSSSYDVLEANPWRETSKSVYVLTHQENQVCTMKTRRNRREVERELGLLFSKGAKWRSQSKQSETSSKFPMLVEDVREGVLVFEDENEAAKYCDLLNGGGQNCEGVAEIEASSVFDLCQKNKALAVLFRRGRTPPVPENLKLNLRARKRSLEDQEELA; encoded by the exons ATGTGTTGTAGGCCGAAACTTTGGAAATTAAAGTTGAGCTTTGGATCTTCGTTGAGTTGGTATAG TTCCAGCTTCTCCCCTCCAACTCTCAACCTATTGCAATTTCCTTTAGCTGAAGACTGCGAATTGAGAGTGAAACGTCATCGATCGATGGATTCTCTGCCTTTAGTCTCTCCTTCTATCGTGCTTCCTCTTCGCCGCCACCAGTACCACCACAGGCGGCGGCAATCGGCGCTTCCTTGGACCAGGAGTAGATTTCTTCCTCAATTCCGTGTTTCTGGTGAATTTTTTAGAGGACAGATGCATTTCGAAGTTTACTGTAAGTCGAGGGGCGGCGGAGAAGATGGAAAGGATGTGGAGAATGATCGGAGAGATGACGAGTTGGAGAGAGCGATGCGGATGGATGGCACGATCCCCGGGACTCCTGACGCGTTTGTGAGGCAGGTCTCTTCACGCGCCTATGACATGCGGAGGCATCTCCAGCAGAGTTTTGATAGCAGTAGCTACGATG TCTTGGAAGCAAATCCTTGGAGAGAGACCTCAAAATCTGTTTATGTATTGACTCACCAAGAAAATCAAGTGTGCACCATGAAAACTCGGAGAAATCGCAg GGAAGTTGAAAGAGAGCTTGGACTTCTGTTTTCCAAAGGAGCAAAGTGGAGAAGCCAGTCAAAGCAGTCAGAAACCAGTTCTAAATTTCCTATGCTCGTTGAGGATGTCCGAGAGGGTGTGCTT GTATTCGAGGATGAAAATGAAGCTGCAAAGTATTGTGATTTACTTAACGGAGGAGGTCAGAATTGTGAAGGGGTCGCAGAGATAGAAGCCTCATCA GTCTTTGATCTTTGCCAGAAGAACAAGGCACTTGCAGTTCTATTCCGTAGGGGTAGGACGCCTCCTGTACCCGAAAACCTTAAGCTTAACTTGCGTGCACGAAAGAGGTCCCTCGAGGACCAAGAGGAATTGGCATGA
- the LOC140882639 gene encoding uncharacterized protein isoform X2, with amino-acid sequence MDSLPLVSPSIVLPLRRHQYHHRRRQSALPWTRSRFLPQFRVSGEFFRGQMHFEVYCKSRGGGEDGKDVENDRRDDELERAMRMDGTIPGTPDAFVRQVSSRAYDMRRHLQQSFDSSSYDVLEANPWRETSKSVYVLTHQENQVCTMKTRRNRREVERELGLLFSKGAKWRSQSKQSETSSKFPMLVEDVREGVLVFEDENEAAKYCDLLNGGGQNCEGVAEIEASSVFDLCQKNKALAVLFRRGRTPPVPENLKLNLRARKRSLEDQEELA; translated from the exons ATGGATTCTCTGCCTTTAGTCTCTCCTTCTATCGTGCTTCCTCTTCGCCGCCACCAGTACCACCACAGGCGGCGGCAATCGGCGCTTCCTTGGACCAGGAGTAGATTTCTTCCTCAATTCCGTGTTTCTGGTGAATTTTTTAGAGGACAGATGCATTTCGAAGTTTACTGTAAGTCGAGGGGCGGCGGAGAAGATGGAAAGGATGTGGAGAATGATCGGAGAGATGACGAGTTGGAGAGAGCGATGCGGATGGATGGCACGATCCCCGGGACTCCTGACGCGTTTGTGAGGCAGGTCTCTTCACGCGCCTATGACATGCGGAGGCATCTCCAGCAGAGTTTTGATAGCAGTAGCTACGATG TCTTGGAAGCAAATCCTTGGAGAGAGACCTCAAAATCTGTTTATGTATTGACTCACCAAGAAAATCAAGTGTGCACCATGAAAACTCGGAGAAATCGCAg GGAAGTTGAAAGAGAGCTTGGACTTCTGTTTTCCAAAGGAGCAAAGTGGAGAAGCCAGTCAAAGCAGTCAGAAACCAGTTCTAAATTTCCTATGCTCGTTGAGGATGTCCGAGAGGGTGTGCTT GTATTCGAGGATGAAAATGAAGCTGCAAAGTATTGTGATTTACTTAACGGAGGAGGTCAGAATTGTGAAGGGGTCGCAGAGATAGAAGCCTCATCA GTCTTTGATCTTTGCCAGAAGAACAAGGCACTTGCAGTTCTATTCCGTAGGGGTAGGACGCCTCCTGTACCCGAAAACCTTAAGCTTAACTTGCGTGCACGAAAGAGGTCCCTCGAGGACCAAGAGGAATTGGCATGA